The DNA sequence ATACATAATTTGTAAGCAGTAATCTTACAACATCTTcattatctctcaattttccaactttttctttataGATATGAAAAAGTTCGACACTTGGATACTCATATTGGTCAACCTCAGTTTAGTCCTCCTACGTTTCTATCTATTCCTGTGCTGCATGAAGTGACTCCAGGTAATTGTGGATACTAAtggtttttttaatttattttattttatttatgatCGTAACCTCTTGTACAATTTCCTTTGCCATGTCTTGAAGTTGGATATCTTATTGCACCGCCAAAAGGAAACCAATTGGACCTCAGAGTGATTGGAAGGTACACAATGGAAAAATTATTTGCAACAGCAACAAGTATATTTCGTTTTCAATTTCTTATTCACAGTATTTTTTTCATATGTTTGAGTCTTTTTTGAGTTGACTGTGCAGAGCTCATATTTGTGTCTTTTTTTCATATAGCACCTGAAACCATCGCTTCTCAGCTTTGATATATTGCCTTATTGTTGATCTCCACTTCAtcttattttactttccttggcTTCTTTGACAGCTGAATAATAATATCCATGTATCCAAGAAGGAgcacaaaagcaaaaaaattcATCCAGGAATCTCTGATATAGTTGAATTGCTGGATGCTTACAGAGGTTAAAAAGCTCAGAGAAGCAGGTTGGGAAcatttatttgttttgagaAGTATACAATGTTTGGGGACAAAGTCAATTGTTGTGGTATTTCAATAAACTACAGAATATTTGCTGGCATTTCAACTCTGACCATCCCTGTGCAGTTCGAAGCAAACAAAATGGACTCAATTTGGATAAACTTTGCACTCAAAGGTCAGCCTCTTATAATTGATACAATTCTGCTCAACTTAATGACTTATAGTTGAACATGATTGAATCTATCTGTGCTTTTTTTCTTAATGGACTGCCTAAATTGATTAATAAGTCACTAAGTTGGCCAACCTTCAATCTAAATACCTACTTATCAGAATATTGTTCTTCTCTACAACCCAATCAAACTAAACTAAGTAGTTATCAATGTTTCCTTTCAACTTATTTGTTTTAGGATATTTAAACTAAATTCATCAAACATACTACTGtctgtttagctttttattagCTGCTAAATTCACAagagttttctctttgtttctaGCATCAACTGATGACCAAAGCAATGTTCATTTCTGTTCTGTTTGTCTAGAAGAAGTGTTAAAGCCAAGATTGGGAAGCTAGCATGGTTGGTAGTGAATTATATTGCATGGTTAAAGCCAAAATAATAACAGCATCAGTTACATTACATATCTAGCATGAAAATAAACCGAtattttgtgaattatattgctacttacccgcagcaaagcgcgggcaactTTTCTAGTATGGTTGATAGTGATTGTTTTATGAGGCAAGCAATAACGTCATGTACATCTtggctctttttctctttcaggTGGACGAGTATTCATGTACCAACGTTCCTAGTATATGGGCTGTTGGTGATGTCACAAACCGGGCTAACCTGACCCCTGTTGCTCTAATGGACGGAACATGCTTTGCAGTATGTATTTTTCTTTGTAATGTTTGCATTAACGTATGCTGTGTAATTGTTTTTCCTTGAACATTTGGTTCCTAACAAGGAGATGGCTTCAAGCTATTAATTTGTTTACTTTATGTTCCCTACAGAAAACAGTTTTTGGTGGGCAACCTAGCAAACCGGATAACATAAATATACCTTGTGCAGTTTTTAGGtaatagttttttcttttaaaaaattgTGTCCTTCTGTTTTTAGTGATAACTATTTTCTATGGTGGAGCCACAGTTAACAGTAAATTGTATGCCCAAGGGCTTTAGAATCATATGAATTCTTGTTTACCGGTTCCTACAAGGTGAAGATTAATGTTCATAATGCCAGCTGATATTATGTAACTTGGACTTATACTGCTTCTGTGTTCTGTACGTAGAGCATATACTATAGTACTCTCCATTTCCTTCTAGTTTGACCATCTTTTTGTTCAGAAAATCACATTATTTTAGGTGTCTTACGCAAGGCATTTCTATTGCTTTTGGCCTTCAAGCTATAGTACTCTGCATTGTTTGTTTGGCTAGTGTTAGCAACTGAAACAATTAGGAAACATCATTTGATTACTGTTGGGCAGATGATGGTGTTGTGATCATTTGCTTCACTTCTGGTATGAACTCTctactttttctttctgtttgtgaGTGAATGTGTGATCTTGCTTTATCTGGAAAGTTGTTATTGTAGCTCAGCTGAGTTCTAATTTACAATTAATATAGTTGAATTCGTTATCTGATTTAAATTTTTCAACTTTCTAGGGAAAAGATATCCTGGAAATCAACCATCTCGAAAGTTCTTTCGGCGTAAAGACCAGAGTGATATGAAATTTTAGTAAATTTAGATTATgtataaaatttaagaaaatcaaacagaaaCTGGCAGCATCGCATGGGCAAGCTGCCTAGTTTTAGCTTAGGTTTAAATATTAGTGCATTTTTGTATATGTATAATTATACGTCAAATATTATCTATCCAAGctttgtattttaaatttaattatCGTTTGAGACTTTGTTGGCTCTGTACTTAtagattatcttgtttgcatAATTAAGTAATTGAACAAAATGTCAATTGTATGCgttttgttaaaaaagaaaagtttttttttttatattaataaTTCATATTTTGCGACCGCATTGTTTCCGTCGCAAAAATTCTGTTGCGGTAGGTGGCGTCGCTATTGACCTTTGCGATGGCATAGTTGCCGTCGTTAAACTTGAAGCTACGGCGtaattgccgtcgcaaatagcAATGGCGACGCCCTCAACGACAACGGCAAAATTGCCGTCGCCTAACCTTCTCCATtggtcttttgcgacggcaatttgACTCTCCGCGACGGCGTTGCGCCGTGGCCATTTGAACTCTTTTTTGTAGTGGGCTTTTGGGCCCGcaggccaaatgatgacccttACTTTCAAACTCATGGCCTGGTCTCCGTGAGATGACGACTTGAGTCGGCAACTTATATGGATTCTCTATTCGGCCACTTCACGGTGTCGCACATGTACCTTTTGATTCATCTCGCTGTCACGACCTTCCTCTGGTACTGGTTTGCATGTCCTGAGGAGGGAGAATCGAAGCTCGAAAGCTTCGGCAACTCAGGTGGTTCTTCCGCTATTTTTTATGAATGTTGGGGATGCATGAGGCAAGAAACCTCTTTTACTCATCATGCTATACACGTTGGTATAATTGTTTTTTCGAATTTGGTTTAGTTTTGGAAGACTTGGTATTTCTGGGTTTTATGACCACCTCGGGTAACTGCTCATGGAGATGGATTTGTCTTTGCTAGTTCATTTTCTACTCTAATTCGTGTTCTAGAACCTAACAATCAGCCTTGGAGCTTCGTTTTTTTTTCGTTTCGTATTTGCAACTCTTTGTCTTTTACGTCATTTGTTCATTTCGTATcgtaattcttcttcttcttcggttTTCGATCCCTAATTTGCGTCTCTACTTCGATTTCACTAGGAGGTTGTGATCAAAATCTGCGGAAATGCAGTGATTTCAAGGATTCTGATGGGGATGGTGTTCAGAATTGCGTTGATGGCCGGTTGACGCCACATGATGGCGTACTGTTTTCGACATGATGGTGTTCGACCTTCCCTTTTTGTAAACTTGTTCATGCTGGCCAATTGCCATGTGCCCACAGCCTGCAGCCACAGTAAAATGAGTTTTACTCAACcactttctaaaaaaaaataataataataaataaaataaaacctctcacttttttttttgttcaagcgTTAGACAAATGCCCTGTTATCCCCCAGTTGGATACCAACCTCCGGTGGTCAGCGCGTAGGCGCTCTCTATTTAACCTACATATTTTCAAAGTTCAACAACAAGTGGTAATCATTTTTTGCTTTTAGGTAGACATTGAATTTGTTAAAGTAATTCACATATATGCATATGGTTCATACGATCCTTGCAAACTGTTGTCAATAAAATAAGACTGGAATAGAACGACAGTGATGAGTAAATATTGATTTTATTCATAGACCAAGTCTGCTTGTACTGTTATTAATTTGACACGGTTCTTTCGGCCATCTCCCACTGTAGGCTATAATCtcatttatggcctaaaacttCTTCCCACCGTAGGCTATTTCCCAAGGATCAAGAAAAATATTTGGCCTATCCAAATTTTGTAGGCTAAATTTGGGCTCAGTTTTGGTAAGCTTAATGGTGTGGCCtactgatttttttattttttatttctttaagaacatgaattttacatgaggagttttaaatacacacccctattTTCTTAATACACACCCCACACTCAATACACCACctatttaatttttcattctaatattaGACTAGATACACCACCCAAATgacctaaaatacccttaatctctaaaaccatgaaatatcatattatttgactatattaagattattatttaatatgattattatatATTAGTAAATTgagatttcataattttcttttacatattttcttctattttttgctGGAAATTTTGGCCTATCCCAACTCCTTTTCGACATCAATCAATTGGaatttgaaaatataaaattttgaacatTTGCAAGTCCTTCAAAATTTTAACTTTCAATATAGTCTGCAAAATTTACACTTTCATGCACTACCTATTCAATATGTTAAGCAAGATGAAAACTAAAAActgataggaaaaaaaaaaacccaaatgcTTTGCTTTCTTACTCTACTCACTCTCACAACTTACTGGCTACCACCTCCAAAACGACGGTGGATCTCAATGAGATAGCTCTCGAGATTACGTTGAATTGTATTCAATACAAGATGAAGAATACATATCTCAACTGAAGATTGTTGAACGAGGACTTCAAATTCATGTCCATAGTCGAAATTCAGGTGATGAAGTGTGGAGAAGAAAGATGTATTGCAACGTATAGGATTTAGAAAAAGAGACATAGAAATGCgcaattcaatttttttcttcttctaatacatagatgtctattttggtcatttaacatACTtataaaatctaatttgaaatataaaataatagggatgtgtattaagtagttaggggtgtgtatttaaaatttctcattttacattcaagaaaaattatttttcctATATACATGGGTTATTTATAATGTTACCAAATATTAAAAGTACATCAAGGTAATTAtcttgttgagatcttcaatatgagCCCAATATTTGATATGTTTAGACTTTTCGAAATAAATGTGTAATCTTTAATTCTACGATATCAAAGCagagttttgagagagagatagagagtttTGAAGAAGATATCAGAGCAGCCCAGAAAATTCTATGATGTGGAAATCTTCTGCAATCCAAACCAATCTATAAAATTGCTACAATCCATCCAAACTCAATAAACTAGAGACTATCCCCAATCAAAGCTACTTATCCATCGAAATTACAAGATTAGATCTCAGCAAACTACAGATCCATCAAAACAAGAAGATTAAATCTCATTACCCCATTGAAAATCTGGAATTGCTTTATTAATCTCACATCCCCAATCTTCATTGAGCTCACCTAATCAATCAAGAAACATCAAGTCTGATCTAATCCCTGATTTTCGATGCAACGTCACTCTCCAGTCTCCGATCTTCGACGCAACCTCATTCTCTTTCTATTCGTCAGTTTTTCTTTCTAACTCCcaactctcttcctctctttttccccaaatttgaatgaaaatttaaCTTTTGGTTTGACATGAATGATTCATGAAGGTTTGGGCGGGAAGATTTGAGTATTGTAGGAAGAATTAGAGGGACGAAAAGGATTGAAGGTCTGCCGTGAATGGCTATGGTCTAGGTAGGACGAAAGTGAAAAGAGAAGGAGAGcaacaataaaaaagaaaatgacagATGACTTGaggctgtcaaatttgacaggaTGAGACCAGAAATATCACCCACGATGGATTTGAAGGATGGGTTGCAGGAGATGAGGGCTGTCTTTTGTATCTGTGAAGCTCCACAGTGGATTTTGACACCAcaattggagatgctctaatttATAGGGCTATCCTATCTAGAGAAACAATTGACATCCGATCCATATATGACTTTAAAAGAAAATGGTCAGTAGAAAATAATCATAGTtagtagaaaataaaataataaaagcaTATTTCATTGACACAAGCATAGTTAGTAGAAAACGGGACGTATATAGTAAACGAAAAATATGTACGTGTATTATTCGGACATTTTATCAAATAGTTCGTTGAAAAGTTCggtaaaatatttttaattaattaaataattaaaattaaaaatattaatttatattcatttttgttcaataatatttgtaaaatatgaagaaagaaaaaacgtAAAAATCGTGTATAATACGTGTATAATACTTTTGGCTTTAGAAGTACGAGAAATTAACGAGTCACTTTCTAAAATACGAAGTATGGAAGTATTTTGAAAAAAAACGTCAGTACGTGTTTTATTCGCATATAATATGAAAAATTACTAACTAGGGACACAAAAGACTCGTTCTTTATTGAAGAGCCTCCTTAATAAGTCTTTCAAAATTATTGTACGATGATCCTCCGATGTCAGTAGCTGCTATTGCTTTCTTCTTCCATTCCTTTGCCTTTCGCCTCATCTTCATGCCTTTTTCCCCTTCCAGCATTTCCTTGACAAGGACTTCAATCTCATCGCGTTTAACATCATTGTTTACCTCCATACCAATTCCCCAATTGGTACAGAGGAAACGACAATTCGTCTGTTGCTCAGCAAAGAAAGGCCAGCAAATTACAGGCACACCAGCTGATATAGTTTCAATAGTAGAATTCCAACCACAATGAGTTAGAAAAACCCCGACTGATGGATGTGCTAGCACTTGCTCCTGTGGACACCAACTTACTATATAACCCCTATCCTTAATCTCCTGGAAAAATTCTTCGGGCAAGACAACCGAATCCCCTTTTACCACATCAGGCCTAACAATCCACAAAAAATGGTGCTTGCTATTTGCAAGCCCCCATGCAAATTCTTTCAAATGTTGATCTGTCATCATAGTTATGCTCCCATAATTCACATATACAACCGAATCGGGTTTCTGTTTGTCAAGCCATTCGAGGCATTTTGCATCTTCTTTCCACAAGCCTGAGGTGAGGGACTTAACCAATTTGTTTTCAGGCACGTGCCTACCAAGCAAAGCAAGTGGACCTATTGTGTAAATGTTAGGAAACATGGCTGAGATTTCTTCCAACACTTCATGCTCAAATTCGTCAAACGTGTTGAGGATGATTGCAGAGGATTTCAAGCAGTTTTGTGCTTCAGATCCCAAGAAGTCGAACATTATGTCGTTGACATCAGTGACTCTGATAAAGCTAGGGATGTCCTTGAGCCTCATATTCTTCATGCCTGGGATCCAATCAATTGGCTTATCCAGTGTACCATCTTGCATGAAACTTTCATCTGATCGAAATGCATACAAGGGGCAAAAATATGAGTAGATAATGTTGATGTTTTACGGGTGGGACTGTTAATGATGTTATTTCTCGTTCTACTGGTGGCCTGGTGCTTGTTTATCACTAgccgtttttcttttcttttcgttttccaCAAGACCACAAGGTCTGTTTTCATGTGTCTGTTGATTATTTCACAAGTGGGATGAGATATTTTGTAAGGGGTGGCTCTAGATCTGGTTCACTCAACCTTCCATGTTTGACATTATAAGAAGTTtcaggccaaaaaaaaaaaaatcaatgtatATGACTATTCCTACCAACTATACACTTAGATTAAGATTAAGTAATACATacataaataaaacataaacataacTCATTTGAAATTGttctttaattttagtttagATTGATTTTCTTTACTTGATGGTGATGTATATCTCTTTTTCATCATCCCGTGTTTCATTTATCTCAATAATTAGGTTTCAGAAAGAATGAAGTACCTTTAAATGGAACAATGCCTCGTTTAACAAGTTCGCTGTATTGCAGGTACGCCATGAAGCCACAAGCAGAAGCAGTCCAAAGCTGCACCTCAGGAATCCCTAGTTCCTTAGCAACTTCCCTCCCAAATCCCGTGGTACCATCAGAAATTATACAAGTAATCTGTGGCACTTCAGATGAGGAATTGAGCTTAGTCACCAGCTCCTTAAAAGGGCCTAGACATGTTTTCCTGGTGGAGTCACATAAAGCCGGGACATCTTGAGTTGCATCTTTATCTGAAGGTGGCAACCCGTCTGGTATGGTCTCGAATTGGAAGTCCGGTAGTCCCTTGACAGAGTCGGAACCTCTGGATCGGATTAAACGCCGGTGGTTGAACTCAGTGTTGACAAATGTTATGCGGAATCCCCTGGAGTGCAGAAGCTTGGCTAATTGCATCATGGGGTTAACATGGCCTTGTGCTGGGAAAGGGACACAGACTGCATGCAGTTCTTTGGCTCCTAACTGTGTCGAACCCATCGTAATTTATGAAATATGAAAGTAGCTTGGCAAATGTTGCTTTTATAGCAACATTTCGATtgccaagaaaaacaaaaaaagaagcttTCCGAGCTTAACTTTGGTTTCTGGTTACATTTATGATTTATGTTAATCTCCCAACTACGTACGCTACACTAAAACTGTGCACATTGCAAGATAACAAGACGACAAAAATGCAGTCCTATGTTTTGACCAACCTGTAATTTAGTCATCCTCTGTCAATAATTatatgtagatcatttatgaaaattttcaaccaacTTAAAAATCGCTAATGCATTTATAATCATGATTAAGTTATAATCATGATTaagttataaacatgaacgtTTATATTTAACAGATTTGGTTTCATTAATTTGATATACTTCAATACCTTAATTattagcaatttggaagaagTGATTTACTCATAGATATATAAACATCTAAATGTTGATCTACTCATagatacataaacatctaatgTAATATTCGAAAAGTGAATCTTCTAAACCGTTAATTAGAAAGTCTTAAACCGGTCTTCATTTTAGTGATTCTCAATAAAAGTGCTCCCTATAAATTAATATATAGATATAATTCAACACAATATTCATTCACTTACAAACTAAAACATACATAATACAAATTGAATCGAGTTTATTAATTATAGACAACTAGGTAAGCAAAGTAAAAGTTATTTTCAATAAATCAATTCAAACGTACTAGACCCGACACAAAACTATTATTGTATGAAAATCTTGAAGAAACTCAATCAACCGGATCCGAGTGGCACAGAGGAAAAGCTATGAACCATTCACATATCTATCGATGGAATTATCAATAACATGTATACTTGACTGATTCTTAAGCATAATAGTTGATGATGTGACTCCACAAATAATTGATGAGACAATTATCTTTGCCAATCTCAATACGTTTCTGTTAATATAGTAGTTAATACTTGCGGGTCCAAATTCAAGGGAGTAGGAACGAATTGAATCTAAAGGACCACAGTGAATAAATATGGAGTTGTTGCCTTCAACATAAAGCGCTAAATGTAGTTGCTTAAATTGAATTCAAGTGTCAGCTCCTTCATCGATCACTTGGCTTTTAATTGCCTAGCTTTGCCCAGATGTACGCTCTGATGCTGAATTCAAATCCATGGCTAACAGATGACAAGGTTTTCCTTGGTAAAATCAAAATGATAACGTACTATTGCATATAATAATCTACAACAACTAAAGAGTACAAGAGCATAGTCGTGAAGCTAGAGGCGGCATTCAAAAGTAGTAGCTAGCCAAAAGTGAACAGAAGTTGTATCCGGTCAACCCCTGCAGTTGGAAGGTACAAATTAaattctgatggagttttggaAAACAACGGTGAAAGAAGAGGGTTGGGTGCAGTTATTCCGAATGAGTTTGGCCAATTAATGGGAGCGATTGCTCACCCAATTAGGGGTCACTTCTCTCCTTTAGTAATTGAACTTTTGGCACTGAAAGCAGGCATTTGTTTTGCTCTTGAAGTGGGTATCATTCCACTTGATATCGAAGTTGACAGTAAAGAAATAGCTTGCCTAGTGAATTCTGTTGAACTTTGTTGGTCTGAGGAGGGTACTTTGGTAAAAGACATCAAGACTCTCATGCACGCCTGCGGTACACATAACAATGGCGGAGTTAGAAATTTTAATTTGCtggggcacaaaaaaaaaaagtcatagcaaaacattaaaaaaaaaactgtatatGTAATCTATACATTACAACGGTAAGTAATTTTCTTCGATGAGATTTCATTGGTGTGCAAACCACATGAAAAGTATAGAAAAGAGAGCTAGAAGAAGCCAATAGTACGTATAATAGTATTGTATTGTATGGAGATTTGTATATTGTCCCTTTTAtataccagaaaaaaaaaaaaaggaaaaaaaacaaagtaaagTATATTGCAAGAGTCAAACCAGGGACCTGGTGTCCACAAATAAAGCTACTAGGCCACTTTACCAAATTGACCACCGATAATCAATGTAATCTAAGTTATATTTGTATCAATCTCAGTGGGGCACGGGATCCACTAAGTCCCTATGTGGCTCCGCCTCTGACCGATAAGGTCGTTTTTCAACCCAGAGAATGCAACATAGTAGCTCATGGTTTAGCCAAGTCAATTTTGTATGAAAATGCTAGTCTCTATTATATAGAGGAAGGGCTGGAATGGCTAATGAAGTCGATTGAATCCGACTTACTTAATTGTAACATTTATTCACATTAATGAATGGTTACTGATTtgatccaaaagaaaaaaaaaaacgtagtAGCTAGCCTGTATGGCTGCATGTAAAGGTTCAATGAGCTCTTCCTagattcataaatcataacccTCATGCCAGCAATCTGGCCTGGTTGTCATTGCTAACTAGGTTTTAATCAATCATCATATATGTGAATACGTTGTTTAGAGGCTGAAATTGGGTATTTTAGGTTTTCGATGTGACGTATCCAAAGGGATGCAAGGTCACATTATACATACATCTAAAGCTGAATCACTGTTCCTCACATGTTCATTAACTGCCTCGACCCTGTTCATTTTGAATTGGTGGTTTTGCCCGAGCGAGAAATTTTTTTGCACCTCTGCCACTGACTTGGATATGTCATGTATTTCGTTGATTTCCTCTTTCTTCCACAGTCCTGTAGTCATCTTTTTCAATTGTCTAGAACGAtcgagagatagagagagataaAGAAATCGGGTGTGTTTCTTTGCTTTGCATGAAGAGATAGAGAGGGAGAGCAGAGGCAAATCCCTATAGCATAGAGTCGTCGCCTAGTCAATCCAATTGAATCCGATAATTTCAAGCTAGGGTTCCAAAATTTGAACCTTTAATCCGGTAATTCTCTCACCTAATTCTCAGGTCTGATTGCATTGGGATCTGAATATTGTCTCGATTCGAGTTCTTCTGGGCTAGAttattctgggttttgtttaaagttgtgGACTTTGGATGGAAATTGGGGGTTTCGAATTTTTGGAATATTGTCTCAATTCGATTCTTCTAGGCTCGGTTATTGTGggttttgtttaaagttgtggtctttggatggaaattgggggtttctgatttttgggtttttccattttttttgtttttttggtgaaattgggttttgggtttggtttgtttGATCCTCGATTGTGGAATTTGAGAAtaaaggtttggtttttgcttCATTGTTTATGGTTTGGGTGATAaggatgtttgtttgtttattattgtttgtttgtttgatattgTTTGATATGTCAACTGTTGATGTCAAAATTTTAAGGCATCAAACTATAGACTTCTTCATCTGAGTTGTTAGTTCGACATACATTAATGGGTGGTTTGGTCTATGAGATGGGTAGTTAACATTTCGGTCTTTCAGCTATGAGATGGGATGTTAACATTTTGATCTTTCTTGATATCAGAAAAGCTTTAGTTGGTATAACTTTGATATAATTTAGGCCTAGGCTATGCAAGCTATAGCATTCACCAATCCCAAGTgacttttattttaaaatttcatttctaTTTTAAGATTATGCCCACATTAAGATAGGGGGTTCTGTAGAGAGAAAGTATTGATTACTGATATGATTGCCCTCTTATTTGTGGTTTCTACTTCAGACCGGTTTTCCTTATACTTTCAATTGAATTCATAGACCCTTTCTTGCATATTCATGATCCTCATAGCTATACTTCAAAGCTGTAcgcttaatttttctttttgtcaatTGCATCATTTATTCTTCTTTGTACGAAATCCTTATTCCTACTTTTTATTGCATTGCAAGTCTGTTAGCAAGAAGAACTAGGTGAGATTTAATCTTTGTGTGActgtagacaccaaaaatttaatgaaaataaaactcattaaataaatcggtcaacacttgaaattatgaccgaacAAACATAGTCGGCATGTGGGTCCTACAAAATGTGCACGTGGCTTGTGAGTAAGCAAAATCACGCAGACTCGGAGAACGACACTTGGCGACACATGAAAAGCCTAacggcaataaatgaatttattccgactaaatcaattgatattaaagccgatcaatcaaattaaatcaattgattccgaacgaaatcaagcattaaatctcgtctgctgattagatgtcaatttatttaaatgaaTAATCAAAACGAAAATTAGTCATCGAATTAATTGGCTaaattccttaatagtcattattaaatcaattaattaaaactaattgatttgattatactattaatgaaatacaattaaaattagtcatcaaattaattgacaAAATTCCTTAATGGTCGTGATTATATCAATTAATTAAGATTGATTGATTCAATTATGCGATTAAGgaaatgcaattaattacgtgtcatcaaggcattccaaattgagagagacgccgacactataaataccccttctcaaatcaagaggAGGACTTCAgccaaaagaaagagaagaaaatactctcaaaatttctgaagcctcccaagctcgtgaagaaccatcaagctgccaaataggcAGTTCCTCACCAAACTCAAGCCAAACGTTCGTCACATGTCAACTCTTGTGACCATCGTAccactcaagatcaagcgtcaagcccttgagtgaaattcatcgtcggagatagaatcagaggattaccaaacactactagaaaaacccccCATCACACACAGATTtggttcacacagatattcacaCGGAGAAGATTCTATGTGTAAAACACTGCAAAcacacagatatttgtgtgtAAAACTATCTTCACACAGTTTTCCGTGTGAAATGAAAAGTAAAAGTGGGACTGCAaaaattcacacagatatccgtatGAATTATGGTCACACACAAACTTCTGTGTgaaatcttatttatttttaaaaaattattttatttgtgtcagacattcacacagatttccgtATGAATTAGagttgatacaaaaaaatccgtgtgaatcttatttcaaaataaaataaaaacaacttaactatttaaaatttaataaaCATATTTATACACAACACAATAATTCTGAAAATATTTtgtttcacacagatatccgtgtgaagttttttcAATAACTCTCTTGGACATTTCAATATCCCAATTCATTACTTTCTTTCCGTAAGTTGGGTTATTCTTCTCCTCTACTCGATTCCAAGAGGTCTCCTCCCTCTTGACATCcctaaatctctctctctctctccctctcactcATCTCCTCCACCCACACCTGcttactgctctcgccc is a window from the Rosa chinensis cultivar Old Blush chromosome 2, RchiOBHm-V2, whole genome shotgun sequence genome containing:
- the LOC112190067 gene encoding linamarin synthase 2 yields the protein MGSTQLGAKELHAVCVPFPAQGHVNPMMQLAKLLHSRGFRITFVNTEFNHRRLIRSRGSDSVKGLPDFQFETIPDGLPPSDKDATQDVPALCDSTRKTCLGPFKELVTKLNSSSEVPQITCIISDGTTGFGREVAKELGIPEVQLWTASACGFMAYLQYSELVKRGIVPFKDESFMQDGTLDKPIDWIPGMKNMRLKDIPSFIRVTDVNDIMFDFLGSEAQNCLKSSAIILNTFDEFEHEVLEEISAMFPNIYTIGPLALLGRHVPENKLVKSLTSGLWKEDAKCLEWLDKQKPDSVVYVNYGSITMMTDQHLKEFAWGLANSKHHFLWIVRPDVVKGDSVVLPEEFFQEIKDRGYIVSWCPQEQVLAHPSVGVFLTHCGWNSTIETISAGVPVICWPFFAEQQTNCRFLCTNWGIGMEVNNDVKRDEIEVLVKEMLEGEKGMKMRRKAKEWKKKAIAATDIGGSSYNNFERLIKEALQ